CTTTCGAGGAGGGTCTTGTCTTGGTACCTCGCGGGCGAATCCGACGAAGAGGGCCGAATCTCTTGCCAACGTCTTATCCTCAATGAAGAGGCTGGGTATCACAGGTCTGGTGACCATAGGCGGAGACGATACAGCCTTCTCATCGCTCAAATTGGAAGAGCAGGTGACCGGGCTCGTGCAAATCGTGCATGTGCCGAAGACCATCGACAATGACCTCGATCTTCCTCATGGCATTCCGACGTTCGGTTTTCAAACGGCCCGGCATGTGGCAGTCGAGATCGTCAAGAATCTTATGGTGGACGCCCATACCACGTCGCGCTGGTACTTCGCCGTCACCATGGGGCGCAAAGCCGGCCATTTGGCCCTCGGAATCGGCAAGGCAGCAGGCGCGACTCTCACCATCATCCCTGAGGAATTTGAGGAGCGGCCTGTGAGGCTCCAACGTCTGGTGGATCTGGTGATCGGGACGATGATCAAGCGGCTCAGTGAGGGGCGTTCTGACGGGGTGATCGTCTTGGCGGAAGGATTGATCGAGATGCTTGACCCGCGAGATCTGGGTGGATTGGACCATGTCGAGCGGGATGAACATGGCAATCTGCGATTAGCAGACGTAGATATCGGCGATGTGCTCCGGCGAGAAGTGATGAGGGGCATGAAGGCCTTGGGGCTTGTCACGACGATCGTCGCCAAGAATGTCGGGTATGAATTGCGCTGTGCTGACCCGATTCCGTTCGACATGGAATATACCCGCGACCTCGGCTATTGTGCGGCGCAGTTCCTTCTCGATGGGGGCACGGCGGCCATGGTCTCGATCCAAAATGGACAGTTCATGCCGATTCCTTTCAAAGAGATGGTTGATCCTGTCAGCGGTCGGGCAAGAGTGAGGATGGTGGATGTCACGGCCCAGTCGTACCAGATCGCGCGTCGATATATGATTCGGCTCTCTGACGAAGACTTCAAGGATCCTGTGGCATTGGGCCGCTACGCCGCCCTCGTGGGGCTGTCGCCGGGGGCCTTTCAGGATCGTTTCAGCAAGTGGTGTTGAATGCGATAGGAACTCAATCGAAAGGATGCGCACGATGAATGTGCTTGTTGCGACAGATGGATCGAGGTATGGACGATGGGGGCTGAACTGGGTGGCCAAGCTGCCGTTCGTCGAGCCGCCGCGAGTGACGGCGCTGTATGTGCTCGATCGAGCCGTACACAGTCTACCGTTCCGGACAAAGTCAGAGATGCAGCGTATTGAAGCGCGCTCGGCCAGAACCATTGCCTACACCAAGAAACAGTTGGCGTCGCTGAAGCTCAAGGGCACGGTCCTCAGAGAGCAGGGGGTGGTCGCGTCGACGATCTTGAAGCATGCACCGAAACAGGGCGGGCTCCTGGTGGTGGGCAATAAGGGCCTCGGCGCCCTTGACCGTTTCGTGCTCGGCAGCGTGTCGACGAAGCTCATCCAACATGCAACCTGTCCGGTGCTGGTGATCAAAGGTGAGGCGGTTCCGTTGAAGCGGATCGCCTTGGCGATCGATGGGTCACCCGCATCGGCCAAGGCGTTGGAGTTTGTGCGGGCCACGTTTCAGCCGGATGGTTCGAACGGCAAGGGAAGGCATGTGCCGATTCACGTGAGCGTGGTCCATGTGATGCCGTTCATGAGGTACCCGGAGGTGAAGGAGGCGGGGCGCAAGCTGGTCGATCAGAGCGTACAGAAGCTGGTCAAGGCGGGATTTACGGCTGAGCCAGTGTGTCAGCTTGGGAAGCCTGCGGAAGAGATCATGGAGGTGGCTACTAAACACCATGCCGATCTGATCGTGATGGGGGCCAAGGGGTTGGATGCCGTCTCCCGGTTTCTCATCGGGAGCGTGTCGACGAGGGTGGTCCAGTATGCGAACTGTTCCGTGCTCGTCGTTCGGTGACAGTGTGAGAATGTCGCAAAAGCCCTCCAGCTTAAGGGAAGGTCAAGGCTTAGGCTAAGGTTGAGAGAGGAAAGTCAGATCTTTGCTCAACCTTAACCTCGACCTCAGCCTGCTTCACTCGCTGCGGCCTTGCTGGACAGGCTTTTTCACCATTCTCTCGCGCACGGTTGTTGTGCCCACGAACTTCGCATGACAGACTCACCTGTCTTATGTGTAGGGCCTCTTGCAACAGTCTCAGCGCGAATGTGCGGCGGCATTTCCCAATGCGGGACGGGGCGGCTATGATGTTGATTCAACAAGGAGGCGTGGCATGAACGTGCTCGTGGCGACTGATGGATCGAGGTATGGGGGATGGGGCCTCAACTGGGTGGCCACGCTGCCGTTCGTGAAACCGCCGAAAGTGAAAGTGCTGCATGTGCTGGATGTCGCCGCGCTTCGTGCGCCATTTCTCTCGCAACCGGTAATGGCGGGAACCGAACGGTACTTCCAGGAAGAAATTCAGCGCATGGAAACTCGCTCGGCGAAAACTCTCAAGGAGGCGACAGAGGAGTTGGCGGCGCTGAGGCTCAAGGGCAGGGTCCTCAAAGTACAGGGGCCGGTTGCGCCGACGATCTTGAAGCGTGCGCCAAAGCGAGATGGGCTTCTGGTGGTGGGCAGTCAGGGCCTCGACGCACTCGACCGCTTCATGCTCGGCAGCGTGTCAACGAATCTTATCCATCATGCGACCTGCCCGGTGCTGGTCGTTAAGGGCGAAGCAGCGCCATTGCGGAGGATCATCTTGGCGACCGATGGATCGAACGCTTCGGCCAAGGCGCTGGCCTTTGTGTTGGCTAAATTTTCGCCGAATCGTTCGGCCGGTAAGGGCGGGCGCGTGCCGATTCATGTGAGCGTGGTCCATGTGATGCCGCCCGTCAAGTATCCGGGGCTGGAGGAGGCAAACCGTAAATTACTCGACCTGAGCGTCCAGAAGTTGGTCAAGGCGCGATTTACAGCCGAACCGCTGTGCAAGTTTGGGAAACCTGCTGAAGAGATCATGCAGGTGGCTTCAACGCAACATGCCGATCTGATTGTAATGGGAGCCAAAGGGCTGGGCGCCGTTGCGCGGTTCCTCCTCGGGAGCGTATCGACAAGGGTGGTGCAGCAGGCGAACTGTTCCGTGCTCGTCGTTCGATGACAGAGCGAGAGAGACTCATCTTATTCTCGTAGGGAATGCACGTTCAGAATCACGAAATGGAGGAGTCGTCATATGTTGAGGGAAGTGGCAGGAGATATCTTGTTGACGAAGGCAGAGGCTCTGGCGCACGGTGTCGCCCCGAACGACAACTTTGCAAACGGGTTAGCTCTGGCGCTCAGAGAACGGTGGCCGGCAATGTATAAGGATTTCCGGCATTACTCTCAGACCTTTACTCCCAAGACCGGAGAATTGTGGACCTGGGCCGGTGTCGGGGGCGTTCGAATTGTCAATCTGTTTACGCAGGAGCCTGCCGCCAGTCACGGAGGCAAGCCAGGCAGAGCCACGATCGAGAACGTGAACCACTGTCTCAAAGCCTTGTGTAAGTTGATCGAGGCTGAGAAGTTTAAGACAGTCGCGCTTCCACGCTTGGCTACCGGGGTGGGGGGACTCGACTGGAAAGACGTGAAGCCGCTGATGGAAAAACATCTCGGCCACCTGTCGATCCCCGTCTATGTGTATGGCACCTATCGCCCTGGGGTTCAGGCAGAAGAATAGGGGTAAGCAGGGGCGAGTCAGGAGGTGGGGCAGTCGGCATCGATTCAGCTTCCTAATTGGCAGCGCCCGCTATGGCGCGAGCCTCACCGCATATCCGTTCCAT
This portion of the Nitrospirota bacterium genome encodes:
- a CDS encoding 6-phosphofructokinase encodes the protein MTLQKTTVGILVGGGPAPGINSVISAVTIRSILGGCEVVGIIDGFKWLMEDNVSHVKPLSIEEVSRIHFRGGSCLGTSRANPTKRAESLANVLSSMKRLGITGLVTIGGDDTAFSSLKLEEQVTGLVQIVHVPKTIDNDLDLPHGIPTFGFQTARHVAVEIVKNLMVDAHTTSRWYFAVTMGRKAGHLALGIGKAAGATLTIIPEEFEERPVRLQRLVDLVIGTMIKRLSEGRSDGVIVLAEGLIEMLDPRDLGGLDHVERDEHGNLRLADVDIGDVLRREVMRGMKALGLVTTIVAKNVGYELRCADPIPFDMEYTRDLGYCAAQFLLDGGTAAMVSIQNGQFMPIPFKEMVDPVSGRARVRMVDVTAQSYQIARRYMIRLSDEDFKDPVALGRYAALVGLSPGAFQDRFSKWC
- a CDS encoding universal stress protein, with amino-acid sequence MNVLVATDGSRYGRWGLNWVAKLPFVEPPRVTALYVLDRAVHSLPFRTKSEMQRIEARSARTIAYTKKQLASLKLKGTVLREQGVVASTILKHAPKQGGLLVVGNKGLGALDRFVLGSVSTKLIQHATCPVLVIKGEAVPLKRIALAIDGSPASAKALEFVRATFQPDGSNGKGRHVPIHVSVVHVMPFMRYPEVKEAGRKLVDQSVQKLVKAGFTAEPVCQLGKPAEEIMEVATKHHADLIVMGAKGLDAVSRFLIGSVSTRVVQYANCSVLVVR
- a CDS encoding universal stress protein — encoded protein: MNVLVATDGSRYGGWGLNWVATLPFVKPPKVKVLHVLDVAALRAPFLSQPVMAGTERYFQEEIQRMETRSAKTLKEATEELAALRLKGRVLKVQGPVAPTILKRAPKRDGLLVVGSQGLDALDRFMLGSVSTNLIHHATCPVLVVKGEAAPLRRIILATDGSNASAKALAFVLAKFSPNRSAGKGGRVPIHVSVVHVMPPVKYPGLEEANRKLLDLSVQKLVKARFTAEPLCKFGKPAEEIMQVASTQHADLIVMGAKGLGAVARFLLGSVSTRVVQQANCSVLVVR
- a CDS encoding macro domain-containing protein, yielding MLREVAGDILLTKAEALAHGVAPNDNFANGLALALRERWPAMYKDFRHYSQTFTPKTGELWTWAGVGGVRIVNLFTQEPAASHGGKPGRATIENVNHCLKALCKLIEAEKFKTVALPRLATGVGGLDWKDVKPLMEKHLGHLSIPVYVYGTYRPGVQAEE